In Plasmodium vinckei vinckei genome assembly, chromosome: PVVCY_01, one DNA window encodes the following:
- a CDS encoding 60S ribosomal protein L39, putative — MGSIKTFRLKQRLGKCRKQNRPVPHWYRLRKDTKIRYNTKRRHWRRTKLGL, encoded by the exons atg ggATCAATTAAAACATTTAGATTAAAACAAAGACTTGGAAAATGCAGGAAACAAAATAGGCCCGTACCTCACTGGTATAGATTAAGAAAGGATACCAAAATAAg ATATAACACTAAGAGAAGACACTGGAGAAGAACTAAATTAGGATTATAA